The window TGTGGCCCAACCCCTGCCCAATGAGGCTGCAAGGGAATTTAAAACAAACAGACATTATGTGTTTAACCTGAAATTGGGGGTTAAAATGTCTTGACAATCCAAACTTATTCTATTAGTATAGAGATATCTTCTTGCTATTACTCAATACCTGCTGCTTAATAGGCTGGGAACTCGGTTGCAATGTTGAACTTTGATTTGGTGGTTGTATCTGCTGCAACTGCTGTTGTAGCTGAGAGAATGCCTGCTGGGAAGACTGGAACCTAGCCTGTAGAGTTTGTTTTTGTTGTGACAGCATGTGTGCTAACTGAGAAGGTGAATTCTGAGGTGGTTGAATTGGCGTAGGAAGTTGCTGTTGACTAGGGGCAGCAGCATGGGATTGTAAGTTCATACTCAAAGGAGCATGTGTAGCTGCAGCAGATGAGGCACCCATAGACTGAGATACCGCCAACTGCCCACCTAAGCCAGGTGACTCCTGGGAAGGTGCAGGCTGACTAAAGGGCAACTGACCAGAAGAATTGAAGTTTTGTGGTTGATTATGCTGTTGCGCTAAGGCTGGAGATGTATGTGTCTGAGAATAGGCAGGGGCATGAGAGTGCAATTGATTCGAAGGTGGCAATTGTTTAGGCGACTGAGAAGTTTTTAACACTGGCGACACTTGCAGACCAGGTGGTGGATGTTGGCTTGCAGACTGATTAAAATTCTAACAAATGCAGATAACATTAGAAATTTTTTGGAAAGCCTAGAATACGATCTATCAGGTAACCTAAAAACTCATATATCGGCATCCAATTACCTGTTGAGAAGCTGAAGGTGCTGGATTGGCTAACCCTTGATTGGGACCTCTAAACCCACCAGCAGGACCACCCTAAAAATTATGCAGGCACGTTTGTTAGGCAGTGTACACCCATACCCATAGAGTACTGCTAAGAGTACAATCATGAGTGAAATGAAAAATAGGCCACAGAAAGAAAAGCCAGATCAggaaatgaaattttgaaaaccaAACTCAATTATTACACATGATGATGATTGATTTAATCATTCATAACTGAACAGTCCAAAATATGATCATAACATCAAATGATTTGATAACCAAAACAGttatcattattttcagtacCAACagtaaaaaattaagaaaaagaaggcCGAATTAGGTGCAAATACCTGAACCCTAGCAAAACTAAACCAGATAACTGACTATTGAACTACCAGATGCAGCAGTGTCCTCTAGTAGATAGGAAGCCTACTAGAAACAAACATATTTCTTTCTTGTGCAATTGGTTGCCGTTTATCAACCCTAGTGCTGCTATCTTTTCAAGAAATTGGCAGGCATTCCATTCAGGCTATCTACTGCAATTGGTTGCCGTTTATCAACCCTACCTAAGTAtttctttcttgttttaagTCTCTTTGTTTGTACACTGATGTAACCTTTTGTACCTCGAAGCACTAGTTTCTTTTTATTCTCTTAGTAAAAAATTTGGTATCTTTTTcttgtcttttcttttcttttttcagaaAGAAAATCCTCATGCCATTGCTCTTTTATGATAGATAAGTAGGTTCTCATATCTAATGTCCCTCTTTAGAATGGGACTCAGATGAAAAGTTTAAGGCTTCTTATAACAGCCTCTAGTTTTCTATGACTTTTAGCTAGCTATCCTTTGTTCTCTCAGCACATGAAATCTTCAATTGGGGTGGACCGAATACCTATATCTGGGAGTCGGAGAGAAACCACCCCGTTACTTGTTCCCTCATCTTTACCACCAGTAGAAGAAAAATTTTCACTAGTTAGCCTTTGTCTAGCCTTCCTCTAATAGTCCTTCCTTTTCTCTCGGTTTTAGTTGTGCCTTTTTTCTTTGCGACCCTCCTCGTCAAGAGCCCTGCATTTTTCTCTCTTTGGATGGTCAAAGGTCTTAAGAAAATGAATCTTTTGCCCACCAAGTTTTGCATGGGAGAGTGAATACTCAAGATCGTGTCCAAAAGCTTTACTCCATGGTGTTGCAACCTTAATGTCAAAGGTGTATTCCTTGTAAGAGAGTCAAAAAGGATCTTGACCAATTACTCCAGGATTGTGCGTTCGTTACATCTTTGTAGAACAGGTTCTTTAGAACCTTTAGGCTTGTGCTTGCTCGTAATAGAGGTCATTGTTCCATGTTTGAGGAGGTGCTACTGGATCCTCCTTTTCAAGACAAAGAAAAGGTTCTCTGGCAATCTTGTGTTTTCTTCGTTGTGAGACATTCAGCTTGAGAGGAATAGTAGAACTTATTGTGGGGTCAAGCAGTTTAGAGTGGATCTTTGGTTGTGGTTAGGTTTAACTCACCTTCGTCAGTGTTTGTTAATATGGTTTTTTCTGTAACTATCAGTTCAGTAAAATTCTTTAGATTTGAGCCCCGTCTGTAATTGGGCGTTAGAACTCTCGTTTTTCGAACTCTTGTTTTTTGGATTGGCCTACTATTTCAACAATTTGATCTATCTCAATGAAAGTTTAAATTCATATGATATAATATTCAAGAACTTATAAACCCTAAATCCTAATACATCAAGATAAAATGACATGTTAACTATTATAAGTCAACCAATACTAAATGGAGCaagttgaaaattttgaggttgTGAGGTTGATGATTTCATGGCTAtgtattaaaatataatatcataTTAGTTCTCCAGTTACAAATATGATTCGGTTAAAGAAGGTGAAATGACCAGAATACTGCTTTTACTATACATAGGCCTACATAAATAACAACATAATTAGCAATCAGAATGAAATGTCAAACTCAAAAGGTAAAAATAAATTACCAAATTCAAAGGTAGTCCCATTTCACTGGACCTAGGTGGCAACTGACCACCAAAGGGATGAATACCAGCATCAACGGGTGGCCTGAAACCTCGTACATCAATTGGAATTCGATCACCCATAAATTCACCAAAATTTGGTGTTGGTCTGCTAAAAGCACAAAAAATCAACAGCATGATTAGAAAATGTCAAGACAATGCAAAAACAAGGAGTAATATCGCATGCTATGAACCACGGCTCAAGAAGGACGTTATAGACCATGTACTTGTGGCTTTTCTATGGGAAGTTTTTTTGGAAGAAGCCTGCCAATTAGGAAGATGCTTTGGTAGGTTGCCAGATTTGTGGCCCTAACTGGAGCTCCCTTTTAGAACCATTTTCCAACTATGATTACTTTTGGCAAATGCCAGTTGGAGAGTGTTTTTATTCTCTTCTAGAGGGTTGCCCAGCTTTTGTTTTTCTCATTTGATCAATGAAATTTg is drawn from Cucumis melo cultivar AY chromosome 11, USDA_Cmelo_AY_1.0, whole genome shotgun sequence and contains these coding sequences:
- the LOC103497779 gene encoding flowering time control protein FCA isoform X6; this translates as MRDEMKQSRGCGFVKYSHRDMALAAINALNGIFTMRGCDQPLSVRFADPKKPRPGDSRGTPAFGGPGFGSRFQPPGPSRPTPNFGEFMGDRIPIDVRGFRPPVDAGIHPFGGQLPPRSSEMGLPLNLGGPAGGFRGPNQGLANPAPSASQQNFNQSASQHPPPGLQVSPVLKTSQSPKQLPPSNQLHSHAPAYSQTHTSPALAQQHNQPQNFNSSGQLPFSQPAPSQESPGLGGQLAVSQSMGASSAAATHAPLSMNLQSHAAAPSQQQLPTPIQPPQNSPSQLAHMLSQQKQTLQARFQSSQQAFSQLQQQLQQIQPPNQSSTLQPSSQPIKQQPHWAGVGPHTAASATSATSDAHTSTVPPAARNTQVVAPVKCNWTEHTSPDGYKYYYNSVTGESKWERPEELSVIEQQQQKPPILQPHNQPHPQLLSTQQLSQTPQPQLQTQFQTQSPMPHPQPLLQPSFHSQEGAYTQMQPTNNSVNDPTRFHQGFPATQEWAWKNK